GACTTGCCAACCAGCTCGCGCTGACCGGGCGACTCGATCTGGAAGACGCCCAGGGTCTTGGCGGCGCTGATCATGTCGAAGGTTGTGTCGTCGTCGAACGGCACCTGCGCTTCGTCGTCCAGGTCCACGTCGACACCATCGACCCTGGCGATCTCGGCCACCGCGTGCGCCATCGCCGACTGCATGCGGATGCCGAGCACGTCGAGCTTGAGCAGGCCGAGGTCCTCGACGTCGTCCTTGTCGAACTGGCTCATCGGGAAGCCCGCATAGCTGGCCTCGACGGGCGTGCGGTCGAGCAGGGTCGCGTCGGAGAGCAACACCCCGCAGGGGTGTACGGCGATGTGGCGCGGCAGCCCGTCGAGCCGCTCGACCAGCCGGAACATCAAGTCGAGTCGCTCCTCCCCCAGCCCGCTGGCCCGCAGCTCGGGCAGCTCGCGCAGCGCCACCCGGGCGTCCCGGGCCCGGATGTGCGGGAACGCCTTGGCGATCGCGTCGATCTCGCCCGGCGGCATGCCCAGCGCGGCGCCGACGTCGCGGACGGCGTGCCGGACGCGGTAGGTGTCCATCATCGAGACGCACACGCACCGCTCGCCGCCGTAGCGGTCGAGGATCGCCTCGTAGACCTCCAGCCGCCGGGCAGACTCGACGTCGACGTCGATGTCGGGCAACGACTGCCGCAGCGGCGAGAGGAACCGCTCCATCAGGAGGTTGTGACGGATCGGGTCGACCCCGGAGACGCCGAGCAGGTAGTTGACCAGGCTGCCCGCGCCCGACCCGCGGGCAGCGCTGCGCACCCCCATCTTCTTGATCAGGTCGGTAACGTCACCGACGGTGAGGAAGTACGACGCGTAGCCGAGCTCGCGGATGATCTCGAGCTCGTCGTCGAGCCGCTTCCAGATGCGTTGGCGGGGTGCGGCGCCGTAGCGCCAGCCGATGCCGCCCTCGCAGCGGGCGCGCAGCAGCGCGTCGGCCTCGGAGACGCCGGGGGTCGAGATGATGCGGCGGTCTACCGCACCCCCCTGACGCCTCCCGTCGGGGGTTCCCGGGACGCCACCGCCAGCTGAAGCGCCAGTGACCACCGGTCTGGAGAGCTCGAACTCCGGGAAGTGCACCTCCCCGATGCCCAGGTCGCCCCGCGGGTCCAGGGCACAGCGGTCACCGATCGTGCGGGTCGCGGCCAGCAGCGACCGGGCGTCGCGCGGGCCGAGGCCGGCGAGCCGGCAGATCTCGTCGGCCACCTCGTGCATCTGCTTGCCGGACTTGAGGAAGCCCTCGGCATTGCCCCGAAAATCAGCAGATCCGGGGTGACGAAACTGGGCGGAGCCCAGCGGGACCAGCCGGCGGGCCGCGTCGAGGACGTCGATGGTCGGTGCGTCGAGCCGGTCGGCGTAGCGCACCGCGTTGGTCAGCACGGCACTCACTCCGGCGGCGCGGGCCAGGCCGGCCATCCGGGCGGCGTGCGGGGTGGTGCCGGGACCCCAGGTCGCCCGGGTGCCGGCGGCCAGTCGGTGGGAGACCAGCTCGACCACGAGATTCTCAGGTGGCAGGGCACCACGCCACGCGTCGAGGATCGCCAGCGCCTCGTCGTCGCGGTGCCGGGTCACCGCGGCCCCGAGCTCGGAGGCCGGTCCGAGCAGGACGAGCACGCCGCCCCCCACCAGGTGCGGCGCGAGCAGGTCGAGGTCGGCCACCGGACGCCCCCGCTCACCGGTGAGGTGGGTGGCCGAGACCAGCCGGCAGATCGCCGCCCAGCCGGCCCGGCCCTGAGCCAGCAGGGTGACCCGGGGCAGGGACTCCTCGTCGCGGAACGCTCCGCCGCGCACGGGAGTACGGAGTGGTCTCGACTGCGTTCGACCAGCTGAGGCGGCGACCGGCAGCACGGCGAGGTCGACCCCCAGCACCGGACGGATGCCCGCCCGGCTGCACGCCTTGGCGAACTTCACCGCGCCGTAGGTGCCGTCTCGGTCGGTCAGCG
This is a stretch of genomic DNA from Nocardioides sp. InS609-2. It encodes these proteins:
- a CDS encoding DNA polymerase III subunit alpha; this encodes MSDPFVHLHVASGYSLQYGASHPHTLVERAAEQEMDTLALTDRDGTYGAVKFAKACSRAGIRPVLGVDLAVLPVAASAGRTQSRPLRTPVRGGAFRDEESLPRVTLLAQGRAGWAAICRLVSATHLTGERGRPVADLDLLAPHLVGGGVLVLLGPASELGAAVTRHRDDEALAILDAWRGALPPENLVVELVSHRLAAGTRATWGPGTTPHAARMAGLARAAGVSAVLTNAVRYADRLDAPTIDVLDAARRLVPLGSAQFRHPGSADFRGNAEGFLKSGKQMHEVADEICRLAGLGPRDARSLLAATRTIGDRCALDPRGDLGIGEVHFPEFELSRPVVTGASAGGGVPGTPDGRRQGGAVDRRIISTPGVSEADALLRARCEGGIGWRYGAAPRQRIWKRLDDELEIIRELGYASYFLTVGDVTDLIKKMGVRSAARGSGAGSLVNYLLGVSGVDPIRHNLLMERFLSPLRQSLPDIDVDVESARRLEVYEAILDRYGGERCVCVSMMDTYRVRHAVRDVGAALGMPPGEIDAIAKAFPHIRARDARVALRELPELRASGLGEERLDLMFRLVERLDGLPRHIAVHPCGVLLSDATLLDRTPVEASYAGFPMSQFDKDDVEDLGLLKLDVLGIRMQSAMAHAVAEIARVDGVDVDLDDEAQVPFDDDTTFDMISAAKTLGVFQIESPGQRELVGKSGIDSFDDIITDISLFRPGPVKSDMITPYLEVKQGWRTSSYLHDDLIPILAPTHGVVVFHEQVIEMIAQFAGVGYAEADEKRRALGDVEGMAETRAWFMPRSLGRGYSEAVTEQIWKVLEAFASFGFCKAHAAAFALPTYQSAWLKAHWPAHFLSGVLTHDPGMYPKRLILDDARHFGIGVHGLDVNASAKEYVVEPAAEEVAGYAIRLALAEVKGINAGEVDRIVAARPYHSLTDFWHRAAVSRPVVERLVLTGGFDSIYRIGASGDSDVRRRGRLTRRDLLLQVAELDRHARALDRAARAGRGRGLASGRRPLPATQRATDAATRNSSDPVTRDAEPVIRGGVWGQAAAQSRATAAPRPVDSVQLTLALGDEPAEGEVTGLPELTGEERMKAELEILGLDVSRHVIDGYADFLDALGVTRSRDLLARRSKAELLVAGVKVATQTPPIRTGRRVIFLTLDDATGPVDATFFEDAQGPYAATVFGSWLLLVRGELRRTGRRGVSLRATGAWSLPDLMARWQQAPTSADGLAEVREAMRTVPAGFGDPAAPEQRRVLVHTSGFQMSPYSDIKPAGENTRDVARKLWHRSPGSPG